aagggaggggtacactaatggacagggaagggagaggaggggtACACtaggggacagggaggggggtgcactaaggagaggggaggggagaggtacactaaggtgaggggaaagggacagggaagggaatgGTAAGGGACAAAGAagtgaggggagaggtacactaagggacagggaggggagaggtacactaagggacagggaggggaggggtacactaagggacagggaggggaggggtacactaagggacggggaggggAAAGGAACACGAAGGGATTGGTAAgggacaaggaagggaggggagaggtacactaatggacagggaggggaggggtacactaatggacatggaggggaggggtacACTAATGGACGGAAGGGAGGTGAGGAGAAAGgaacaggaagggaggggaggggtacactaagggacagggaggagaggtgagGGGAAAGGAACAGGGAAGGGATTGGTGAGGTACACTAAGGGATAAGGAAGgtaggggagaggtacactaatggacagggaggggaggggtacgctaatggacagggaggggaggggtacgctaatggacagggaggggaggggtacgctaatggacagggaggggaggggtacgctaatggacagggaggggaggggtacgctaatggacagggaggggaggggtacgctaatggacagggaggggaggggtacgctaatggacagggaggggtacgctaatggacagggaggggaggggtacgctaatggacagggaggggaggggtacgctaatggacagggaggggaggggtacgctaatggacagggaggggaggggtacgctaatggacagggaggggaggggtacactaatggacagggaagggaggggagaggtacactaatgaacatggaggggaggggtacactaatggacagggaagggagcTGAGGAGAAAGGAACAGGAGGGGAGGGGTACACtaggggacagggaagggaggggtacACTAAGAGGAGGGAAGAGGTAcactaatggacagggaggggaggtgaggagaaaggaacagggaagggggggtacactaagagaggggaggggagaggtacactaaggggaggggagaggtacactaatggacagggaggggaggggtacactaatggacagggaagggagaggaggggtACACTAGGGGACACGGAGGGGGGtacactaaggagaggggaggggagaggtacactaaggtgaggggaaagggacagggaagggattgGTAAgggacaaggaagggaggggagaggtacactaatggacagggaggggagaggtacactaagggacagggaggggaggtgaggggaaaGGAACAcgaagggacagggaagggaggggagaggtacactcagggaagggaggggagaggtacactaatggacagggaggggaggggtacaCTAAtgaacagggaagggaggggagaggtacactaagggacagggaagggaggggtacactaagggacagggaggggagggggtacattaagggacagggaagggatgggagaggtacactaagggacaggggagggggtacactagggggaagggaggggtacactaagggacagggagggggtacagGAAAGGGGTACACtaaatatttttgaaaacataaccgttactggcatgtatattttgtgcatttaccacttaataaaataaagatttgctaaaaaaaaataaaaaaaaataatattaaataaacatgtttagtaaacagtagatttgtgttttTTGAATTTGTGAAATTGTTTcttgtacagaatatcggtatcggtaagttatcggctgtGGGCCTAAAGGTTCACAGATTATCGTTATCAGCTCTGAAAAATCAATGTGTCCATTCCTGAAACGTAATAACCATTATATCATATTGTACCCCAAACACTGAATGTACCACTCAGATTCTTACCATGCTTGCTGTATTACAGCACTTTTATCAGGGCTTTGCTTTCATCTGAGCTCAATGTGATTTATAGAATCCATGATAACGGTGTGCATTTTTCCATGTTGAGGTACAGCGGTACACCCCATTGTTCTTAGAATGTGAGTGTTCAGAGACCTGCTTTTTAAGGATTAATTTGTGTATTCTTTATTGTACTTGAGCCATGTCATTGGCAGATTGGTGGAAATGTTCTTGTATTCACAGCAAATTTGTTTCCTTACACAGGCCACACCGCTATTCATTATGAAGAGATACAAGCTGACATCTCCTGCATTTCAAACTTTCTTCCTGAAAGTGCTTCCTGCACCCCTGCTTGGTGAGTGCTGACACGTTCTAGATTAGCCAAATCTAAGCTGCtcacaaactatacatgttaaaaaTAGTTCTATCTATAGGGACCTATCAGACATGATACAATTTAAACAAATCTGGATTTATGTGGTTTACATTTGTAATCTAGAATTGAACATAAGTTATTTACATTGTGTTCTTCATTTCTGCAGCTGCCTTGAGTGCACTCAATGTGGTTGCAGCGCGGTTTCCGGAGACTGAGGATGGGATTGAAGTTATAGAAAAAAGTGGTAAAGTTGTTGGCGTATCGCGACAAGCAGGAAAGAAGGTACAGAGCAATTTATTGATGTGACTGCTGGCTTGAGCTTGGATTGATGGGAATCACAGGGTTTGTCGAATATGCCTGAACCTAGAACCACCACGAAGGACATGGCTCACATTAACAGGACAGGAATAAACTCCCAAGAGCCCAGCTCGATGCATTTCATATTGTGAAATAAAAGGCTTTAAAATTGCCACTGGCAAGTAAGAATTCAGCTGTGGCAAGTAAGCCTGGGTGGTAACATAGGATTTAACATTTTAAGCCCTGAGATATATCTTTAACTCCATATAACACCGTttgtttttctgttgtttttgCACCAGCTGCATAGTAAGCCTTGTGATGTCTGGTGGGAGCTTCTGCATGAAACATTTTGCAGTTTATTAACATAAGCCACAGGTTAAACGAAAATTCTCTTCCTTTGTGTCTGAAGCTTGCTCTTTATTTGTAACAGGTTAATGCAGCTCAGTAGTTGACaattttattattctatttatttacatGTAACCGGTGTAAAGCTGTGACATggcatatttgatttattttttttacaggctgTAATGGAAACTGCGGTATCTCGAGCAGCTTTGATGGGTGTTACAGTTCTAACCCCCATCCTTCTAGATGCAATCATGAAGGGGTATGTCTCATTCTGTCAGAGCCTTGGTGGGCTTTCTCATTCAGTGACACCGATCAATGTCTTAGTTTCTTTATCCTTGCATTTTTTGGCAGAAAAGATAATCTTTTATAAATCATAAACATATAATATTTGTGGAAGCCACCCGAATAGAGACACGGGTCTCACCGCCAAGGATGTCCTTTTCTCCCTTTATGGATCTCTGCTTCGAAGGcttcagtgattatagctgctgAGTAATTATAGCAAAGCTGTGTGATTATAGCTTTCCCCCCACAAACATTAGctgagacttaatgctgggagtgaacTGGTTTAATGGTACACGGTACAcgaaatttatacacagaccccccctAGCAAGGGTTCAACACAAACTCCTCCTCGgcatccctgtgtctgggagataattgagtccaagatcgataactcaattatctctaagtTACAGGGACccacacagaaaacaccccaaaacacactcatttttttttcaggagctcccacaagtcctatatccccagatagcccagaTCCAAGCtctcaagttgtccaaatagcgctctgaTCCGTTTTGTAGTACAGGAACGCCAtccgggtaaagttttgaccgaccagcCACGTGGTCGTAGCCCAAAAGAGTTCCCGAGTGAAATAGGTGTGGTGGTCTCTGATCGGAAGTTCCTGTATTCATAGAAATGAGTGTTCGGTTCTGGTCCAGGGAGCAAATGTTCCTTAAGTGTGTGCAAACAATTTGCCCAAAGAGTGCTCTCCTGGGTCCTCTGGAAAAGAAGCAGGCGACGGTACAAGTTCAGCAGTGTTCGCGAGTTAGTCtgttcgattttagttccatgtacTTGATGTCCGAACACCACTGTCTGCTTTCATGCGACAAGATAGCCACCAACTCATTTCCAACGTGTTCACTCATGCGAAAGGCGGTCACCTAGTGGAACACTTGACTTAACAAGGTGTTTGCCGAAATAACGAGGTGTCAAGAgaggtcaatgtatgtgtgccagGGTGGCAGTCCTATAATTACAGATCGTGACTCAGGTGGCCACACAGCTTCTATTCTGATATGCTCTGCGCATACTGCCATGCCCCAGCGGAGCACTGCGTCACCTAGACTGGAGTTATACAGTTTGTGTAACGTATATAGAATGACAACCAATGTGCTGGCAGAATTAGTTTAAAATGAGAGAAAACGCTTTACCATTTTCCCGAAATCTCTACAGATTTATTTTGCTCACCCCTGTATGTATGATTTTTGTAGAGCTAAAGAACTTTATCAGTGGTACAGTGATCTTAACAAGTGATCTTACAATGATCTTAACAAACCAAAAGGTGGTCTGCTTGTGGGGGTATAAAAGGGGAGAATCGGGACTTTGTTCGGTTACCAAACCATAAGGGAAAAACAAACTGCCAGCAAATGTCGGTGTCCTGTCACAATATGCAGTATTTTCACATGCTCATTATATGCCGTTCCATGTCCACAATGCCAAATCAGCTGGTCTCAGTGAGACCGTCTGACAGAAATAGCCAAGTTTCagtggctgtcagagtgacaGACACTAGCGGCATTTAAATCCTGTAACGTAAACATTTCCActgcagggacatggcacccagacctcttcagtgaaaggacgtggtctgggtgcccatagtgttcctttaacaaaccaTAACTGTTGTCTACTGGGTCATCTTAAAAAGCAGGAGCTCCAAcacgttttattatttatttttagattgaTACACCTGGCTGTAGTTTTACTAGTAAATCACTGACTTTCTTCTGTTGTAGTAACTtagttttggttgttttttttccgTTCACATTTTACGGTGTAGTAGATAAACCCTTGAATTTAGGCCTATAGCCTTTATAGTTTAAATtggttgtatttgtatgtagcaGCTTTTTCTTCGGGTAGTCTATtcgtcacttaaaggaacactcccacatACCGACACCACATGGACGAACGTCCAAATGGTCACTGGGGTAGcgacctcacacaaacactgttaCTGAaacgcttcccccccccctttttcttttctgttgaTGTTGGACAGTAATTGCAATTGTCCACTAACTAGTAACTAACTGGCATGCAACTAACCCAATAAcaatggagacctgcgtgtctcataAGCTGCTTAAATGTTCACGGAACCTGCGCATTCCACGGTTTCACGCTTAATTGACACAGACCTGCGTGTTGTGTGCTATGCTGTTCTTGACTCataccaaaataaaaatgtatgatgGGAGGATCTCTTGTCGAATGAACAGATATAAAAGGGAACACTCCAAAGTTAgaattaaatgcatttatttctAAGACTGGATTGTTCGATGTTTTCTTTATTAATGATGCACTTTGAAGAATCATTGCAGCTGTGTATATAATATGCTTTGTGAATgactgtatatttttttctacacTGATCTCCAAGGGTCTATTATCTTGTTCACCTGACGTGATCTATATGGCTGCATTTATGAGTGTAGCTTTATTGTTTATAGAGTATTTCTACAATGTGACATTCatctgatctctctctctctctctctctaggtaCCGCATGCTACTCTCCCCCATTAAACATATAGCGGCAGTGCTAGTATTTGGAACACTGGTTCCTGCGTCATTTAGTGTCTTCCCACAGAAAGGAAAGGTGAGGTCTTTCCTAATACTGCGTGCTTCAGGATGCTCCCTCCAGCATGTGAATGCTATATACTGTCTGACAGGActtggaatgtgtgtgtgtcagggtgtcagTCCTATAATTACAGATCGTGGCTCAGGTGGCCACACAGCTTCTATTCTGATATGCTCTGCGCATACTGCCATACCCCAGCGGAGCACTGCGTCACCTAGACTGGAGTTACAGTTTGTGTAGCGTATATAGAATGACAACCAATGTGCTGGCAGAATTAGTTTAAAATGAGAGAAAACGCTTTACCATTGTCCCAAAATCTGATTTATTTTCCTCACCTTTGTATGATTTTTGTAGAGCTAAGGAACTGTATCAAGGGTACAGTGATGACCGGACCATCACACCCtatttctgctttatattattaccCCCTAACATTGCACCCTAGTAACTGTTCTGTAGAAGTTTATTTGCCTCTGTGTCTCCCCAAATCCTGTATTCATTATCCCCCAACCGTTTCTAGTATATAAAGGAGTATCGACTAATCTTTGGATCACGTTTCCCATGATGACCGAGCAGCAGAATGTGAACATGGTCCACAATACCTAGGGTGTCTCTTATAAAAGCTCTTTCTGTTCTTTCCAGATTGCGAGGACAGACTTAGAAAAAGAACTTCAAACTGGCACAACAGCATCTGAGCTCTATTACCACAGAGGACTTTAACTTCTCTTATCAAAAGAGCATcagtggaagaagaaaggaggacAGAATgcacaacataaaacaaaaccgCAACAAGAGAATGTGGTGCACCGTTAAAGacagatattgtgtgtgtgtgtgtggtcaccATAATCGAGACAGTTATACATATGTAAGAATAGTGTAAATACAGCAGTAAAGATAAAAATCTTCTTGGTATTTAATCAATTAAATAGAGAAACAACATAATGTAAAACCATACACAAAGGTAGAGAAAAAATGGGGAGGATAATATTGCACAAAATTCAAACAGGGCCACAAGAAGGTCCAAAGACCCTTCTACCATATACAGCAGTGGTGCCTCAGCACAAGTTCAGGTTGGAGTCCGCCCTGATAGATGTTATCTCGCAAAAAGACAGCAGGGTGTAAGTTCTCCTTGAATAGTAATAAATCCAGGCTGCAGGATCCCGCTGAAGACGCTTTAATAACGACCGCTTTCGTCAGCAAGACTTTGCCAAGGTAAAGCAGGTTCTGACTGTCCAAAAAGTCCCGCCTTATAAACCCCACCGATGATATTCGTGATAGATCACACATGTTGATTGTTAATCATCCAAAAAGATGGCTGGCCATGATCATGCCGACGACACAAATCATCCCCGTTTGAGTATAGTGCCCAGAAAACATTCTTGGCAACTTCGCCCACATTCCCTTCCAGGCGGAAATCTTATGCTTGGAAATAAAATCAATTAAACCATAAGGCGTACCTTCATATAGAACACCGAAATAATGGCTGCCCAGGATCACCATCGCGACCATGCCCACAGACTTAGTATTTAGACCACACAATGCACAACAACATACAAACCAGCAGCTCCAACCTTGGGAATCTAAAATGCCTCCCagataatatatacaaattggaTACATTGAAAGTACCTCCTAGAGAATATAAACTCCACAAAGATTGGACACTGCAAGATTACCTCCCAAGGAATATAAGCTTCATACAGATTGGTCACATTGAAAGTACCTCCCAGGGAATAGAAACTCCATACAGATTGGACACATTGAAAGTACCTCCCAGGGAATAGAAACTCCATACAGATTGGACACATTGAAAGTACCTCCCAGGGAATAGAAACTCCATACAGATTGGATACATTGAAAGTACCTCCCAGGGAATATAAACTCCATACAGATTGGATACATTGAAATTACCTCCCAGGGAATATAAACTCCATACAGATTGGACACATTGAAAGTACCTCCCAGGGAATATAAACTCCATACAGATTGGATACATTGAAAGTACCTCCCAGGGAATAGAAACTCCATACAGATTGGACACATTGAAATTACCTCCCAGGGAATATAAACTCCATACAGATTGGTCACATTGAAAGTACCTCCCAGGGAATAGAAACTCCATACAGATTGGACACATTGAAATTACCTCCCAGGGAATATAAACTCCATACAGATTGGATACATTGAAAGTACCTCCCAGGGAATATAAACTCCATACAGATTGGATACATTGAAATTACCTCCCAGGGAATATAAACTCCATACAGATTGGACACATTGAAAGTACCTCCCAGGGAATATAAACTCCATACAGATTGGATACATTGAAAGTACCTCCCAGGGAATATAAACTCCATACAGATTGGACACATTGAAAGTACCTCCCAGGGAATATAAACTCCATACAGATTGGATACATTGAAATTACCTCCCAGGGAATATAAACTCCATACAGATTGGATACATTGAAATTACCTCCCAGGGAATATAAACTCCATACAGATTGGACATATTGAAAGTACCTCCCAGGGAATATAAACTCCATACAGATTGGATACATTGAAAGTACCTCCCAGGGAATATAAACTCCATACAGATTGGACACATTGAAAGTACCTCCCAGGGAATATAAACTCCATACAGATTGGATACATTGAAATTACCTCCCAGGGAATAGAAACTCCATACAGATTGGATACATTGAAATTACCTCCCAGGGAATATAAACTCTCTAAAGATTGAACGCATTAGGGATGTgcgtgggcaaaaaatttggtttggtt
The DNA window shown above is from Pelobates fuscus isolate aPelFus1 chromosome 10, aPelFus1.pri, whole genome shotgun sequence and carries:
- the SFXN4 gene encoding sideroflexin-4, translating into MCQASLHPDTGNITPTMFRPPAFMPVTMPLVIAASLPHRGPISAFICQTLFHSYCAGFNLLNGNKTLNEEKSSPPALLIAGSVVYTACVGATPLFIMKRYKLTSPAFQTFFLKVLPAPLLAALSALNVVAARFPETEDGIEVIEKSGKVVGVSRQAGKKAVMETAVSRAALMGVTVLTPILLDAIMKGYRMLLSPIKHIAAVLVFGTLVPASFSVFPQKGKIARTDLEKELQTGTTASELYYHRGL